One Pleurocapsa sp. PCC 7327 DNA segment encodes these proteins:
- the rodA gene encoding rod shape-determining protein RodA yields the protein MLQKSLAKINWKLWLASWSQIDWLLLILAVGLTVLGGLAIQTTQVREGAVDWWQHWLIGALGLSFTPILARLRYEGLIQWHWVTYAITNLSLLAVIFMGVAANGAQSWINIGSFNVQPSEFAKVGLIITLAALLHERPASTLPALFRVLAATALPWVLIMLQPDLGTGLVFGAITLGMLYWADANPGWLVLMLSPLVSAILYNVFFPGWLIWALAMGIIAWLTLPLRFVVTIGAIAGNFAAGKLSGILWGLLKDYQKDRLTLFLHPEKNPLGGGYQLIQSRIAIGSGEFWGRGLYQGTQTQLNFIPEQHTDFIFSAIGEQLGFIGCIGVLIAFWLICFRLVYIACNAKENFGSLLAIGMLSMIAFQVIINISMTVGLAPITGIPLPWLSYGRSALLTNFIALGLVESVANYRPRKRF from the coding sequence ATGTTACAAAAATCCCTAGCCAAAATTAACTGGAAGTTATGGCTTGCCTCCTGGTCGCAGATTGACTGGCTGCTATTAATCTTGGCAGTCGGTTTAACGGTCTTAGGAGGATTAGCGATTCAAACGACCCAAGTCCGCGAGGGAGCGGTAGATTGGTGGCAACACTGGCTGATAGGCGCGTTGGGGTTGAGCTTTACCCCGATCCTTGCCCGCTTGCGGTACGAAGGTTTGATCCAGTGGCATTGGGTAACTTATGCCATCACTAATCTCTCGCTATTAGCCGTAATTTTCATGGGCGTAGCGGCGAATGGAGCGCAGAGTTGGATTAATATTGGCAGTTTTAACGTACAACCCTCGGAATTTGCCAAAGTTGGCTTGATTATTACCCTAGCAGCCTTGCTGCACGAGCGTCCTGCCTCAACGCTGCCCGCCCTATTTCGCGTTCTGGCAGCTACAGCATTACCTTGGGTATTAATTATGCTGCAACCAGACTTGGGAACGGGCTTGGTTTTTGGGGCGATTACTCTGGGAATGCTCTACTGGGCAGATGCCAATCCCGGCTGGCTGGTTTTGATGCTGTCTCCCTTGGTTTCTGCGATTCTCTACAACGTCTTTTTCCCCGGCTGGTTAATCTGGGCGCTGGCAATGGGAATCATCGCTTGGTTGACGCTTCCGCTTAGATTCGTTGTAACTATTGGCGCGATCGCGGGCAATTTTGCGGCGGGAAAATTAAGCGGCATTCTCTGGGGACTCTTAAAGGACTATCAAAAAGACAGGCTGACGCTCTTTTTGCACCCGGAGAAAAATCCTTTGGGCGGCGGCTACCAACTGATTCAATCTCGAATCGCGATCGGTTCGGGAGAATTTTGGGGACGAGGACTCTACCAGGGAACGCAAACGCAACTGAATTTCATTCCCGAACAACATACCGACTTTATTTTTTCAGCGATTGGAGAACAATTGGGATTCATTGGTTGTATCGGCGTCCTAATTGCCTTTTGGTTAATCTGCTTTCGCTTGGTATACATTGCTTGCAATGCTAAAGAAAATTTTGGCTCTTTGCTAGCAATTGGAATGCTGTCAATGATTGCCTTCCAAGTCATTATCAATATCAGCATGACCGTAGGACTTGCTCCAATTACTGGTATTCCTCTCCCTTGGCTGAGTTACGGGCGATCGGCTCTCTTAACTAACTTCATTGCTTTGGGACTGGTGGAATCGGTGGCAAATTATCGACCGCGAAAGCGATTTTAA
- a CDS encoding transposase has translation MASRAGSVDRCSLEKEYIIPADEPFPSYHRQQNNLLKAKKQFPHLGKVHSQVWQTTIRRLHHTWEAFLKRGHGFPRFKKFGQFKSFVFPQFKDNPINGFTIKLPKIGEVPINLHRPIPYGFRVNQVRVLSKVSGIQWYVVVTIESDVSVPDAPVHGRAIGIDLGLERFLTVSDGSFRDRPKFFKSMQSQLKLLQRSSARKQKGSQNWEKAQTKVARMHHRIANRRKDFHLKTAHQLCDQAPTIFAEDLSAKGLTRGMLRKDCVDAAFGQFLSLIEWVCWKRGVYFAKVNPNGTSQVCPHCLATVSKGLEIREHHCLECGYQTHRDHAAAEMVWRRGLENVVAQGLWGTETACQVGLSGVYDLDKWRGAGMPNCEVGRAIAVPVGSASGGCHAIS, from the coding sequence ATGGCTTCGCGAGCTGGCTCTGTAGACAGGTGTTCGCTGGAGAAGGAATACATCATTCCCGCCGATGAACCGTTCCCGTCCTATCATCGTCAGCAAAACAATCTGCTCAAAGCCAAGAAGCAATTCCCGCATTTGGGCAAGGTGCATTCTCAGGTATGGCAAACTACGATTCGTAGATTGCACCACACATGGGAAGCCTTTTTGAAACGGGGACATGGTTTCCCACGTTTCAAAAAGTTCGGTCAGTTCAAATCCTTTGTGTTTCCCCAGTTCAAGGACAATCCCATCAACGGCTTCACCATCAAGCTGCCGAAGATAGGAGAAGTGCCCATCAACCTGCATCGTCCTATTCCCTATGGCTTCAGGGTGAATCAGGTCAGGGTGTTGTCCAAGGTGAGTGGAATACAATGGTATGTAGTCGTCACCATTGAATCGGATGTATCGGTTCCCGATGCCCCGGTTCATGGTCGGGCTATCGGGATTGACCTTGGGTTGGAGCGATTCTTGACGGTTTCGGATGGCAGCTTCCGGGATCGCCCTAAGTTTTTCAAGTCGATGCAAAGCCAGCTGAAATTGCTGCAACGCTCTTCGGCACGAAAACAAAAAGGTTCTCAGAACTGGGAGAAAGCGCAAACGAAAGTAGCTAGAATGCATCACCGTATTGCTAACCGTCGCAAAGACTTCCACCTGAAAACGGCACATCAGCTTTGCGACCAGGCGCCAACCATCTTTGCAGAAGACCTCAGCGCTAAGGGTCTGACGCGAGGAATGTTGCGAAAAGATTGTGTAGATGCCGCCTTTGGACAATTCCTCTCTCTGATAGAATGGGTATGCTGGAAGCGTGGGGTGTACTTTGCCAAAGTCAATCCCAACGGCACCAGTCAAGTCTGTCCCCACTGCTTGGCGACTGTCAGCAAAGGATTGGAAATCAGAGAGCATCATTGCCTTGAGTGTGGATATCAGACTCATCGCGACCATGCAGCAGCAGAGATGGTATGGCGTCGTGGACTAGAGAATGTAGTAGCCCAGGGACTCTGGGGAACGGAAACAGCCTGTCAAGTCGGTCTGTCGGGGGTATATGACCTAGATAAGTGGCGTGGGGCAGGAATGCCTAACTGTGAGGTTGGGAGAGCTATCGCTGTACCCGTAGGGTCAGCGTCGGGAGGATGTCACGCGATATCCTAA
- a CDS encoding Cof-type HAD-IIB family hydrolase: MVLDIDGTISGRSNEISQPVKQAIQAVQTQGIQVALATGRMFRSAMRFHSCIGSQLPLLAYNGAWIQDPFTGEMHQHLPVAPVLARQLLDELEQPELIDRLGIHFYIGDCLYVRQITAITENYAQRSGIEPIAVGDLRSIVDKHPTKVLALSREVSLIEKLLSHLQQRYAASELYLTQSTINFLEATHPHANKGSAVRYLSEQILGLEAKNVMAVGDNFNDAQMLQYAGTSIAMGNAPTALQELADWVAPSVEEDGVAVAIEKFLL, translated from the coding sequence TTGGTTCTTGATATTGATGGGACGATCTCCGGTCGCTCTAACGAGATTAGCCAACCCGTCAAACAGGCAATTCAAGCCGTTCAAACTCAAGGAATTCAGGTGGCACTTGCTACTGGTCGGATGTTTCGCTCGGCAATGCGATTTCATAGTTGCATTGGCTCCCAATTGCCGCTGCTTGCCTACAATGGGGCTTGGATTCAAGATCCGTTTACGGGAGAGATGCATCAACATTTACCCGTTGCACCAGTCCTAGCACGGCAGTTGTTAGACGAGCTAGAACAACCCGAATTGATAGACCGCCTTGGCATTCATTTTTACATTGGCGATTGCCTTTACGTCCGGCAAATTACTGCTATCACAGAAAATTATGCCCAACGATCTGGGATCGAGCCAATTGCCGTTGGCGATCTCCGCTCCATTGTAGACAAACATCCTACTAAAGTTTTGGCACTCAGTCGCGAAGTTTCCTTAATCGAAAAACTTTTGAGCCATTTACAACAGCGTTATGCTGCTAGCGAACTTTATCTAACCCAATCGACGATAAATTTTTTGGAAGCAACCCATCCCCATGCTAATAAAGGATCTGCCGTTCGTTATCTGAGCGAACAGATTTTGGGTTTGGAGGCAAAAAATGTTATGGCAGTTGGGGATAATTTTAATGACGCTCAAATGCTGCAATATGCTGGCACGAGCATAGCGATGGGAAACGCTCCCACAGCTTTACAGGAATTGGCGGATTGGGTTGCGCCTAGCGTAGAAGAAGATGGCGTAGCGGTTGCGATTGAAAAATTTCTTCTCTAG
- the ndk gene encoding nucleoside-diphosphate kinase — MERTFIMVKPDGVQRNLVGEVIRRFEAKGFTLVGLKMMKVSRELAEQHYDVHRERPFFGSLVEFICSAPVVAMVWEGDGVVASARKLIGATNPLASEPGTIRGDFGVSIGRNLIHGSDAIETAQREISLWFAPEELVSWEPANKSWLYE; from the coding sequence GTGGAACGCACATTCATAATGGTCAAACCCGATGGCGTACAGCGCAATTTAGTTGGGGAAGTGATCCGGCGTTTTGAAGCTAAAGGCTTTACCCTAGTCGGACTAAAAATGATGAAAGTTTCGCGGGAACTTGCCGAACAACACTATGATGTCCACAGAGAAAGACCCTTTTTCGGCAGCTTAGTCGAGTTTATCTGTTCTGCCCCCGTAGTTGCCATGGTCTGGGAAGGCGATGGCGTTGTCGCTTCTGCTAGAAAACTGATTGGGGCAACGAATCCCCTAGCGTCCGAACCGGGAACGATTCGTGGCGATTTTGGAGTCAGTATCGGGCGCAACCTGATTCATGGTTCTGATGCGATTGAAACGGCACAGCGCGAAATCAGTCTCTGGTTTGCTCCAGAAGAATTGGTTAGCTGGGAACCTGCAAATAAATCTTGGCTCTATGAATAG
- a CDS encoding patatin-like phospholipase family protein — MNERKKIAIACQGGGSHTAFTAGVLKRLLERGVHEHFNIVGLSGTSGGAICATAVWYGLLKLAQGASEKPDHWLVKFWEDNSAILPWEKYLNSLTVATVRLQDRGMIPALAANPYSTQWFVDWLETISPRPEYLDFKMLLENHIDFAQFEQLVVPSSPRLLLGAVDVLSGEFKTFDSDKGEITVEAIMASASIPTIFRAIRIGNGAYWDGLFSENPPVSGLIQTTVEERPEEIWIVQINPKTCDEEPSTAQSIIDRRNELAGNLSLFQEVRFLEAVNKWLDQGYLNPEYAGLFKKISIRWISMDNQFANSLDYASKLERSREFITELMEHGRVRADAFLYNLEHTPILVSMPS; from the coding sequence ATGAATGAACGGAAAAAGATTGCGATCGCCTGCCAGGGTGGGGGCAGTCATACTGCCTTTACTGCCGGAGTGCTCAAAAGACTTCTCGAACGAGGCGTACACGAGCATTTTAATATCGTGGGACTCAGCGGCACCTCTGGCGGTGCTATCTGCGCCACTGCTGTCTGGTATGGCTTGTTAAAGCTAGCCCAAGGAGCCTCGGAAAAGCCCGACCACTGGCTAGTCAAGTTCTGGGAGGACAATTCCGCCATTCTGCCCTGGGAAAAATATCTCAATTCGTTGACCGTTGCGACAGTGCGCCTGCAAGACAGAGGCATGATACCTGCCCTGGCAGCCAACCCTTATTCAACCCAATGGTTCGTCGATTGGTTGGAAACGATTTCTCCGCGCCCTGAATACCTCGACTTTAAAATGCTCTTGGAAAACCACATCGACTTTGCCCAATTCGAGCAATTGGTCGTCCCTTCGAGTCCTCGGTTATTGCTAGGGGCAGTCGATGTTCTCTCAGGAGAATTCAAGACCTTCGACTCTGACAAGGGTGAAATTACAGTAGAAGCGATTATGGCTTCTGCGAGCATTCCTACTATCTTTAGAGCCATCAGAATTGGCAACGGAGCTTATTGGGACGGTTTATTTTCGGAAAATCCTCCCGTTAGCGGACTCATTCAAACGACCGTTGAAGAACGACCTGAAGAAATTTGGATCGTCCAGATTAATCCCAAAACCTGTGACGAAGAACCATCAACCGCCCAATCGATTATCGATCGCCGTAATGAATTGGCAGGCAACCTCTCTCTGTTCCAAGAAGTCCGGTTTTTGGAAGCCGTCAATAAATGGCTCGACCAAGGATATCTTAATCCCGAATACGCCGGGTTGTTTAAGAAGATTAGTATACGCTGGATTAGCATGGATAACCAATTCGCTAATAGCCTCGACTATGCCTCCAAGCTAGAGCGATCTCGTGAGTTTATTACCGAACTGATGGAGCATGGAAGAGTTCGAGCCGATGCCTTTTTGTATAATCTCGAACATACACCGATTCTTGTTTCTATGCCATCTTAG
- the mraY gene encoding phospho-N-acetylmuramoyl-pentapeptide-transferase has protein sequence MDAKLSLSTSLKKPSGTSLLILLILLSILLAILFACMADRFPEASFEILIPMGISALISAGLGYGVVPVLRRLKTGQVIQEDGPPTHLKKSGTPTMGGVFFVPVAVIVAMVWSGFAPNAIATSALTLAYLGIGWFDDWQILRQKSNKGISPRMKLALQILVAVLFCLWTLWSQPESITDITLPGNLVLPLGVLFWALAGFVLVAESNATNLTDGVDGLAAGTVAIAFLGLAALVAPTSPELTIFCACMSGGCLGFVVHNRNPATVFMGDTGSLALGAALAAVGILGGKLWGLFVVSGIFFVESLSVIAQVSYYKATKGPDGKGKRLLKMAPIHHHLELSGWSETQIVGAFYLINAGLALLAVILS, from the coding sequence GTGGACGCAAAATTATCTTTATCGACAAGCCTAAAAAAGCCTTCAGGAACAAGCTTGTTAATTCTCCTGATCCTTCTCTCGATCCTGCTTGCGATCCTTTTTGCTTGCATGGCAGATCGGTTTCCCGAAGCCAGCTTTGAGATCCTCATTCCCATGGGCATCAGCGCTCTCATCAGTGCCGGACTCGGCTATGGCGTTGTCCCCGTACTGCGAAGGCTCAAAACGGGTCAAGTCATCCAAGAAGACGGTCCGCCAACTCACCTCAAAAAATCAGGAACGCCAACTATGGGAGGCGTGTTTTTTGTGCCAGTAGCCGTTATCGTTGCTATGGTTTGGTCGGGATTTGCACCCAATGCGATCGCCACTTCTGCACTCACCCTCGCTTATCTGGGTATTGGTTGGTTTGACGATTGGCAAATCCTTCGCCAAAAGTCTAATAAAGGGATTTCCCCGCGCATGAAGCTAGCGCTACAAATTCTCGTAGCGGTTCTTTTTTGTCTGTGGACGCTCTGGAGTCAACCAGAGAGTATTACTGACATTACTCTCCCTGGAAATCTCGTGTTGCCATTGGGAGTCCTCTTTTGGGCTTTAGCCGGATTTGTCCTGGTTGCTGAAAGTAATGCTACCAATCTCACCGATGGAGTCGATGGACTGGCTGCTGGAACGGTCGCGATCGCGTTTTTGGGACTGGCGGCTTTAGTTGCACCAACTTCGCCGGAATTAACGATTTTCTGCGCCTGCATGAGCGGAGGCTGTTTGGGGTTTGTCGTCCACAACCGCAATCCCGCTACTGTTTTTATGGGAGATACGGGTTCCCTCGCTCTCGGTGCTGCTCTCGCTGCTGTAGGCATTCTCGGCGGCAAATTGTGGGGGCTATTTGTTGTCAGTGGGATTTTCTTCGTCGAATCCCTCTCCGTCATTGCTCAGGTGAGCTATTACAAGGCTACCAAAGGACCCGATGGCAAAGGCAAACGGTTATTAAAAATGGCACCGATTCACCATCATTTAGAACTGAGCGGCTGGTCGGAAACTCAGATTGTGGGAGCTTTTTATCTAATTAATGCCGGGTTAGCCCTCTTAGCTGTTATTTTGTCGTAA
- a CDS encoding DUF3134 domain-containing protein has protein sequence MHNPSLRQEPRYEPASVIPLKKDSSLIDWLKATGRLIERETVEETEVSPAEDEIGIEDFIDVDDSIYDDDDDEIELDIDED, from the coding sequence ATGCACAATCCTTCATTGCGCCAAGAACCTCGTTACGAACCCGCATCCGTCATTCCTCTTAAGAAAGACTCTTCTTTGATCGATTGGCTAAAAGCCACGGGCCGCTTGATCGAGCGCGAAACCGTTGAAGAGACAGAAGTGTCTCCGGCAGAAGACGAGATCGGAATTGAAGATTTCATCGATGTCGATGACAGTATTTACGACGACGATGACGACGAGATCGAACTTGACATCGATGAAGACTAA
- a CDS encoding PAP/fibrillin family protein, with product MNEKAKLLEAIAGKNRGLLATERDKVKVLSAIEQLEDRNPTPKPVEAKNLLEGDWRLLYTTSPGILGLNRIPVFQLGQVYQCIRTIEAKLYNIAEIIGLPFLEGIISVAARFEPVSDRRVNVKFERSILGLQRLIGYVSPDRLIQEIESGKKFFPLDFSIESREQQGWLEITYLDEDLRVGRGNEGNVFVLAKEKG from the coding sequence ATGAACGAGAAGGCTAAATTACTAGAAGCGATCGCTGGGAAAAATCGCGGTTTGCTAGCTACTGAAAGGGACAAAGTCAAAGTTCTCTCAGCTATAGAGCAACTCGAAGATCGCAATCCCACTCCCAAACCAGTCGAGGCAAAAAATTTACTCGAAGGAGACTGGCGCTTGCTCTATACTACCAGTCCCGGAATTCTGGGACTCAATCGAATTCCCGTCTTTCAACTCGGTCAAGTTTATCAATGCATTCGCACCATCGAAGCCAAACTCTATAATATTGCCGAGATTATTGGCTTGCCTTTTCTGGAAGGGATCATCAGCGTCGCCGCTCGCTTTGAACCCGTTAGCGATCGCCGAGTTAATGTTAAATTCGAGCGATCGATTCTTGGTTTGCAACGCTTAATCGGGTATGTTTCTCCCGATCGCCTGATTCAGGAAATCGAGTCAGGCAAAAAGTTTTTCCCTCTCGACTTCAGTATCGAAAGTCGCGAGCAGCAAGGTTGGCTGGAAATTACCTATTTGGATGAAGATTTGCGCGTCGGACGCGGCAATGAGGGAAACGTTTTCGTTCTAGCTAAGGAAAAAGGGTAG
- a CDS encoding M48 family metalloprotease, whose translation MLRTPAKFAIFTALSSLLLQTSLPAQARPTQPTQTQNAEAVYKKAKAELPEEWYVVYRITERIARANGQDTSPWRVVVVPEYQTNAFATDVNLIAIYSGIMDQLAGDSSALACVIAHEMGHHVKRHIAIGEAEKDRIRKEAEAEVMAEAEDARDDVEGNAVGGAILGTVGGILGGAVGAASNVGQAALEGASLQRVADAEERVREIVKQKEQELAETFRRQESEADEVGYTYMARAGFEPEGCLRVMEVLGRTPGAEFDTSHPSVPKRVEQLKALMTQYPAQTLAEEGKIRLTGTPLSYSLSSDRMSLRINRRGGGSTADDIDRRFGQ comes from the coding sequence ATGCTCAGAACTCCTGCGAAATTCGCTATTTTTACTGCCCTTAGCAGCCTCTTGCTGCAAACGTCGCTGCCAGCCCAGGCTAGACCCACTCAGCCAACTCAAACCCAAAATGCAGAAGCTGTCTATAAAAAAGCCAAAGCCGAGTTACCAGAAGAATGGTATGTCGTTTATCGCATAACCGAGAGAATTGCTAGAGCTAACGGACAGGATACCTCTCCTTGGCGCGTAGTCGTTGTCCCCGAATATCAAACCAATGCCTTCGCAACAGACGTTAACCTCATCGCTATCTACAGCGGCATCATGGATCAGCTAGCCGGAGATTCCTCAGCCCTTGCCTGCGTAATCGCCCACGAAATGGGACACCATGTCAAGCGCCATATTGCCATAGGTGAAGCCGAAAAAGATAGAATCCGAAAAGAGGCAGAAGCAGAAGTGATGGCAGAAGCAGAGGATGCTCGGGATGATGTTGAAGGAAATGCCGTTGGCGGAGCCATTCTCGGCACGGTTGGCGGTATCTTAGGCGGTGCAGTCGGTGCAGCGAGTAACGTCGGTCAAGCGGCTCTAGAAGGAGCGAGTCTCCAGCGCGTTGCCGATGCCGAGGAGCGGGTACGGGAAATTGTCAAGCAAAAAGAACAAGAATTGGCAGAAACCTTCCGCAGACAAGAATCTGAAGCCGACGAGGTAGGCTACACCTACATGGCAAGAGCGGGTTTCGAGCCAGAAGGCTGCTTGCGCGTTATGGAGGTTTTGGGACGAACGCCAGGAGCAGAATTTGATACGTCGCACCCATCCGTTCCCAAGCGCGTCGAGCAGCTTAAAGCGTTAATGACGCAATATCCCGCTCAAACGCTAGCAGAAGAAGGAAAGATAAGGCTTACAGGAACTCCCTTAAGCTACAGTTTGTCTAGCGATAGAATGTCTTTGCGAATCAACCGTCGCGGTGGCGGTTCGACGGCAGACGATATCGATCGCCGTTTCGGACAATAG
- the ftsH gene encoding ATP-dependent zinc metalloprotease FtsH → MPIDRDSKQKTPEPSGLGRSLIILLMWLVFINLFVLRGTQESTASYSQFIDQVEAGKVASAKIGSDRIIYVLKPEGANAQSQKSQELVTIPVAGDSDLPKLLRQHDVEFSALPPSNAGWIGTLLSWVVPPLIFVGLWGWLMARSQANGAAALTVGKSKARIYSEGNTGVSFDDVAGVDEAKAELQEIVDFLANAGKYTRLGAKIPKGVLLIGPPGTGKTLLAKAIAGEAGVPFFSISGSEFIELFVGIGASRVRDLFEQAKRQAPCIVFIDELDALGKSRANAGGILGGNDEREQTLNQLLAEMDGFDTNTGVILLAATNRPEVLDPALLRPGRFDRQILVDRPDKIGREAILRVHAKNVTLAPDVELDKLAARTPGFAGADLANLVNEAALLAARKNRNAVTMEDFNEAIERVLTGLEKKSRVLNEIEKKTVAYHEVGHAIIGANMPGAGAVEKISIVPRGIGALGYTLQLPEEDRFLMLEDEIRGRIVTLLGGRSAEELVFGRVSTGASDDIQKATDLAERFVTLYGMSDKLGPIAFEKAQQQFLEGLTNPRRAVSPKIAEEIDREVKEIVEGAHRIALAILDKNRDLLEETAQALLEKEILEGEELKERLKRVQKTPEMDEWLLTGQLSEAIPFPSTLTFNGGQRIGSATSEK, encoded by the coding sequence ATGCCCATCGATCGCGATAGCAAACAAAAAACCCCAGAACCGAGCGGATTGGGTCGCAGCCTAATTATCCTGCTGATGTGGCTGGTCTTCATCAATTTATTTGTCCTGCGAGGGACGCAGGAGTCAACCGCATCCTACAGTCAATTTATCGACCAAGTAGAAGCCGGTAAAGTTGCCAGCGCCAAAATTGGTTCCGATCGAATCATATACGTTCTTAAACCCGAAGGCGCAAACGCTCAATCCCAAAAATCGCAGGAGTTAGTAACTATTCCGGTTGCGGGCGATTCCGACTTGCCCAAACTGCTGCGTCAGCATGATGTCGAATTTTCCGCACTGCCTCCTAGCAATGCTGGCTGGATTGGAACGCTGCTGAGTTGGGTTGTTCCACCCCTGATCTTTGTCGGACTTTGGGGATGGCTGATGGCTCGCTCTCAAGCCAATGGAGCGGCTGCTCTGACGGTAGGCAAGAGTAAAGCCCGCATCTATTCAGAAGGCAATACTGGCGTATCTTTCGATGACGTAGCGGGAGTTGACGAAGCTAAGGCAGAATTGCAAGAAATCGTCGATTTTCTGGCAAATGCTGGTAAATATACCCGTTTAGGAGCAAAAATTCCTAAAGGCGTTCTCTTGATCGGACCGCCGGGAACGGGTAAGACTCTATTGGCAAAAGCGATTGCTGGCGAAGCAGGAGTGCCTTTCTTCAGTATCTCCGGCTCGGAATTTATCGAGTTATTCGTCGGCATCGGCGCATCGCGAGTGCGAGATTTATTCGAGCAGGCGAAAAGACAAGCGCCCTGCATCGTGTTTATCGACGAATTAGATGCGCTCGGCAAATCGAGGGCAAATGCGGGTGGAATTTTGGGCGGCAATGACGAACGCGAACAAACCCTCAACCAATTACTCGCCGAGATGGATGGCTTCGATACGAATACGGGAGTCATTCTCCTCGCCGCAACCAACCGCCCGGAGGTGTTAGATCCTGCACTATTGCGTCCCGGACGCTTCGATCGCCAGATCCTCGTAGACAGACCCGATAAAATCGGACGAGAAGCCATTCTGAGGGTTCATGCCAAAAATGTGACGCTTGCTCCAGACGTAGAGTTAGATAAACTGGCAGCGCGAACGCCGGGATTTGCCGGAGCAGATTTGGCGAACTTGGTCAACGAAGCCGCCTTGCTCGCTGCTCGCAAAAATCGCAATGCAGTGACGATGGAAGATTTTAACGAAGCGATCGAGCGAGTATTAACGGGATTGGAGAAAAAATCTCGCGTTCTCAATGAAATTGAGAAAAAAACCGTTGCCTATCACGAAGTCGGTCACGCCATCATCGGGGCGAATATGCCCGGCGCGGGGGCAGTGGAAAAAATCTCAATAGTGCCTCGCGGCATCGGAGCGTTGGGCTATACGTTGCAATTGCCAGAAGAAGACCGCTTCCTGATGCTCGAAGATGAAATTCGCGGTCGCATTGTTACCCTTTTAGGCGGACGGTCTGCCGAAGAATTAGTCTTTGGCAGAGTATCGACTGGCGCGAGCGACGATATTCAAAAAGCCACCGATCTCGCCGAACGGTTTGTGACGCTCTACGGCATGAGCGATAAATTGGGTCCCATTGCTTTCGAGAAAGCACAACAACAATTCCTCGAAGGATTAACTAACCCTCGTCGTGCCGTCAGTCCCAAAATTGCCGAAGAAATCGATCGCGAAGTTAAAGAAATCGTCGAGGGAGCGCATCGCATTGCCTTAGCTATTTTAGATAAGAATCGGGACTTGTTAGAAGAGACGGCGCAAGCCTTGCTAGAAAAAGAAATTCTAGAGGGAGAAGAATTGAAAGAGCGACTCAAGCGCGTCCAAAAAACGCCAGAGATGGATGAATGGCTGCTGACGGGTCAACTTTCCGAGGCAATTCCGTTTCCATCAACCTTAACCTTTAATGGAGGACAGCGGATTGGTTCGGCAACCAGTGAAAAGTGA
- a CDS encoding dienelactone hydrolase family protein, producing MNEKSTIDCRECAVSVTAGGVFLKGTLGIPKNAKGIVLFAHGSGSSRHSPRNQYVARVLRQAGLATLLIDLLTQTEEAIDRQTRQIRFDIDLLAKRVIGAAEWLLQNPIAQHLKIGYFGASTGAGAALVAAAERPELTSAIVSRGGRPDLAGVALARVKAPTLLIVGGKDLLVIDMNREAMKHLQTEKKLEIIPGATHLFEEPGTLEEVARLASQWFDRYLSSDRFPNN from the coding sequence ATGAACGAAAAATCCACGATAGACTGCCGAGAATGCGCAGTTTCCGTCACGGCGGGCGGAGTCTTTCTCAAAGGGACGCTGGGCATCCCCAAAAACGCCAAAGGAATCGTATTGTTCGCTCATGGCAGCGGCAGCAGCCGACACAGCCCGCGCAATCAATATGTGGCGCGAGTGCTGCGTCAAGCGGGACTGGCAACGCTGTTGATCGACCTGCTGACGCAAACAGAAGAAGCGATCGACCGACAAACCCGACAAATCCGCTTTGACATCGACTTGCTTGCCAAAAGAGTTATTGGAGCGGCGGAATGGCTCCTTCAAAATCCGATCGCTCAACATCTAAAAATCGGTTATTTTGGCGCTAGTACGGGAGCTGGTGCAGCTCTAGTTGCAGCCGCAGAACGTCCCGAACTAACGAGCGCGATCGTTTCTCGCGGCGGACGACCGGACTTGGCAGGTGTGGCGCTAGCGCGCGTCAAAGCCCCAACCTTACTCATCGTTGGTGGAAAAGATCTCTTAGTCATCGACATGAACCGAGAAGCGATGAAGCATCTCCAGACAGAAAAAAAACTGGAAATTATTCCTGGCGCCACCCACCTCTTTGAAGAACCAGGCACCTTAGAAGAGGTAGCCCGACTAGCCAGTCAATGGTTCGATCGCTACCTCAGCAGCGATCGGTTCCCCAACAACTGA